The proteins below are encoded in one region of Nitrospira sp.:
- a CDS encoding protein-tyrosine-phosphatase, producing MHMITSRVSVGNREDAREIPPTFSALLLVAEEFEVQPAPWIEYAKIPLTEYAAANVDAVARAVEWIERRIETNRILVCCRAGMGRSVSMVLAYLCCVEGMTYADAERLVKARRPGASPLPDIERVIESVQERRRTRTCRPPS from the coding sequence ATGCACATGATTACGTCCAGGGTGTCGGTCGGCAATCGCGAGGACGCGCGGGAGATCCCCCCCACGTTTAGCGCGCTGCTGCTTGTGGCCGAAGAGTTCGAGGTTCAGCCCGCCCCGTGGATCGAATATGCGAAGATTCCGCTCACGGAGTATGCGGCTGCCAACGTGGATGCGGTAGCGCGTGCGGTCGAATGGATTGAGCGGCGAATCGAAACGAATCGAATCCTAGTGTGTTGTCGAGCCGGAATGGGACGATCCGTATCGATGGTTCTCGCGTATCTCTGCTGCGTCGAGGGGATGACCTATGCGGATGCGGAGCGCTTGGTGAAAGCGCGCCGGCCTGGAGCCTCTCCGTTGCCGGATATCGAGCGTGTCATCGAGTCCGTACAGGAACGACGACGCACGCGTACTTGCCGTCCCCCTTCTTAA
- the mutM gene encoding formamidopyrimidine-DNA glycosylase — translation MPELPEAEVVARQVRDHLVGASLADMWIGRADIIREGLPSWQWYLRSTLTAVERRGKSVVLAFTKFEETRFLVAELGMTGLLLFEWARTEYQKHTHLRLLFTGGRQPELCYWNPRRFGRVSLLDQEGLEVYTRRRFGYDPTAMTWEQFWDILRARRVRLKNFLLHQQLIAGIGNIYANEALFRARLHPHRGTHRVPQARARLLYEAIRVVLAEAIEHGGSSIRDFVAPDGTRGLYAGHHLVYGHAEESCPMKCGARIRALKSERTSFYCPRCQRV, via the coding sequence ATGCCCGAGCTTCCTGAAGCCGAAGTCGTCGCGCGCCAAGTTCGGGATCACTTGGTTGGTGCGTCCCTGGCCGACATGTGGATTGGCCGGGCCGACATCATCCGTGAAGGGCTTCCATCCTGGCAGTGGTACTTGCGATCAACGCTAACGGCTGTCGAGCGTCGAGGCAAGAGCGTCGTCCTCGCCTTCACGAAATTTGAAGAAACCCGTTTTCTGGTTGCCGAATTGGGGATGACCGGACTCCTGTTGTTCGAGTGGGCTCGTACGGAATACCAAAAGCATACGCATCTACGTCTCCTATTCACCGGGGGTCGTCAGCCCGAGTTGTGCTATTGGAATCCGCGCCGATTCGGACGGGTCTCTTTACTCGATCAGGAGGGCTTGGAGGTCTACACGCGTCGACGATTTGGCTACGATCCGACCGCAATGACGTGGGAGCAGTTCTGGGACATACTGCGTGCACGTCGCGTGCGACTGAAAAATTTTCTGCTGCACCAACAACTCATCGCCGGCATCGGGAACATCTACGCCAATGAAGCGCTGTTCCGAGCTCGACTCCATCCGCATCGTGGAACGCATCGTGTCCCTCAAGCCCGTGCGCGCCTGCTGTATGAGGCAATCCGGGTTGTACTCGCCGAGGCGATCGAGCACGGGGGGTCCAGTATTCGAGACTTTGTGGCTCCTGACGGCACGAGAGGACTCTATGCTGGGCATCATCTCGTGTACGGTCATGCAGAAGAATCCTGTCCGATGAAGTGCGGTGCCAGGATACGAGCGCTGAAGTCGGAGCGCACCTCCTTCTACTGCCCGAGATGCCAACGTGTGTGA
- a CDS encoding ATP citrate lyase, with translation MAKVLEGPGMGLMKKWGIHVPNYVVVTSVDELTKLGQANEWLKKSKLVAKAHEALGSRFKLGLVKVDLDFKAAEAATKEMIGRSVGSITVSQVIVSEMVPHKEEYYCAVKSTREGGEILVANCGGIEVESNWERVKRLCLDVGQTPSPEELEKLAKNAGFTGALAKKMAEFAGKMFGCFDNEDAQYLEVNPVVLRESDGELVALDAVTLLDGDAKFRHPDWNFSFAAEFGRAYSKQELEVMSVDSKIKGSVKFIEIPGGDTAMLPAGGGASVYYSDAVVARGGKLANYAEYSGDPPDWAVEVLTDKVCSLPGIRNIIVGGAIANFTDVKKTFGGIINGFRKAKSEGKLNGVKIWVRRGGPREKEGLDAMRALKDEGFDINVFDRNTPLTDIVDKALQK, from the coding sequence ATGGCCAAGGTCCTCGAAGGTCCCGGGATGGGACTGATGAAGAAGTGGGGCATCCACGTGCCGAACTACGTTGTGGTGACGTCTGTCGATGAACTCACCAAGTTGGGACAAGCGAACGAGTGGCTGAAGAAGTCCAAACTCGTGGCGAAGGCGCACGAGGCACTCGGTTCCCGGTTCAAGCTGGGACTCGTGAAGGTGGACTTGGATTTCAAGGCTGCCGAAGCGGCGACCAAGGAAATGATCGGGCGCAGCGTCGGCAGCATTACTGTGTCGCAGGTCATTGTGTCGGAGATGGTACCGCATAAGGAAGAATACTATTGCGCCGTCAAATCGACTCGAGAGGGCGGCGAAATCTTGGTGGCCAATTGCGGCGGCATTGAAGTGGAGTCCAATTGGGAACGAGTCAAGCGCCTGTGTTTGGATGTCGGTCAAACCCCCTCGCCGGAAGAGTTGGAAAAGCTCGCAAAGAATGCCGGTTTCACGGGTGCCTTGGCCAAGAAAATGGCCGAGTTCGCAGGGAAGATGTTCGGGTGCTTCGATAATGAAGATGCGCAATATCTCGAGGTCAATCCGGTTGTACTGCGGGAAAGCGATGGGGAATTGGTCGCGCTCGACGCAGTCACGCTGCTGGACGGCGATGCCAAATTCCGCCATCCCGATTGGAATTTTTCCTTTGCGGCGGAATTCGGACGGGCCTATTCCAAGCAGGAACTTGAAGTGATGTCGGTCGACTCCAAGATCAAAGGTTCGGTGAAGTTTATCGAGATCCCCGGCGGCGACACGGCTATGCTGCCAGCGGGCGGTGGGGCCAGCGTCTACTATTCCGATGCCGTGGTCGCGCGCGGCGGGAAATTGGCCAACTATGCCGAATATTCGGGCGATCCTCCTGATTGGGCGGTCGAAGTGCTGACCGACAAGGTATGTTCCCTACCTGGAATCAGGAACATCATTGTCGGCGGGGCCATCGCAAACTTCACTGACGTCAAGAAGACGTTCGGCGGTATCATCAACGGATTCCGCAAAGCCAAATCTGAGGGCAAATTGAACGGTGTAAAGATTTGGGTGCGCCGCGGGGGGCCGCGGGAAAAAGAAGGCTTGGATGCGATGCGTGCATTGAAGGACGAGGGCTTCGACATTAATGTCTTCGATCGCAATACACCGCTGACGGACATCGTCGACAAAGCGCTCCAGAAATAA